Proteins encoded within one genomic window of Odocoileus virginianus isolate 20LAN1187 ecotype Illinois chromosome 2, Ovbor_1.2, whole genome shotgun sequence:
- the IER5L gene encoding immediate early response gene 5-like protein: MECALDAQSLISISLRKIHSSRTQRGGIKLHKNLLVSYVLRNARQLYLSERYAELYRRQQQQQQQQQQPPHHQHQHLAYAAPGMPASAADFGPLQLGGGGDAEAREPVARHQLHQLHQLHQLHLQQQLHQHPAPRGCAAAAAAGAPAGGAGALSELPGCAALQPPHGAPHRGQPLEPLQPGPAPLPPPPPPAALCPRDPRASAACSAPSAPPGAAPQAAAAASPPASPAPASSPGFYRGAYPAPSDFGVHCSSQTTVLDLDTHVVTTVENGYLHQDCCASAHCPCCGQGAPGPGLASATGCKRKYYPGQEEEEDDDDDDAGDLGAEPPGGVPFAPCKRARFEDFCPDSSPDASNISNLISIFGSGFSGLVSRQPDSSEQPPPLNGQLCAKQALASLGAWTRAIVAF, encoded by the coding sequence ATGGAGTGCGCCCTGGACGCCCAGAGCCTGATCAGCATCTCCCTGCGCAAGATCCACAGCTCCCGGACCCAGCGCGGCGGCATCAAGCTGCACAAGAACCTCCTGGTGTCCTACGTGCTCCGCAACGCGCGCCAGCTCTACCTGAGCGAGCGCTACGCCGAGCTCTACCggcgccagcagcagcagcagcagcagcagcagcagccgccccACCACCAGCACCAGCACCTCGCGTACGCGGCGCCGGGCATGCCGGCCAGCGCGGCCGACTTCGGCCCTCTGCAACTTGGCGGCGGCGGGGACGCGGAGGCGCGCGAACCGGTCGCCCGTCACCAGCTGCACCAGCTCCACCAGCTCCACCAGCTGCACCTCCAGCAGCAGCTGCACCAGCACCCGGCGCCCAGGGGCTgcgcggcggcggcagcggccgGGGCGCCCGCGGGCGGCGCGGGGGCGCTCTCGGAGCTGCCCGGGTGCGCCGCGCTCCAGCCGCCGCACGGCGCGCCCCACCGCGGGCAGCCCTTGGAGCCGCTGCAGCCGGGTCCtgcgccgctgccgccgccgccgccacccgcTGCTCTCTGCCCGCGAGACCCTCGCGCCTCGGCCGCCTGCTCCGCGCCCTCCGCGCCCCCTGGGGCCGCCCCTCAGGCCGCAGCCGCCGCCTCCCCGCCCGCCTCCCCggcccccgcctcctcccccgGCTTCTACCGGGGCGCGTACCCGGCCCCCTCGGACTTTGGCGTGCACTGCAGCAGCCAGACCACCGTGCTGGACCTGGACACTCACGTGGTGACCACGGTGGAGAACGGCTACTTGCACCAGGACTGCTGCGCCTCCGCCCACTGCCCCTGCTGTGGCCAGGGCGCCCCGGGACCCGGCCTGGCGTCCGCCACCGGCTGCAAGCGCAAGTATTACCctggccaggaggaggaggaggacgacgACGACGACGATGCGGGCGACCTGGGGGCCGAGCCCCCCGGGGGTGTCCCGTTCGCCCCCTGCAAGCGCGCTCGCTTCGAGGACTTCTGTCCGGACTCGTCCCCGGACGCGTCCAACATCTCAAACTtgatctccatctttggctcggGCTTCTCCGGGCTGGTGAGCCGACAGCCGGACTCCTCCGAGCAGCCGCCGCCACTCAACGGGCAGCTGTGCGCTAAGCAGGCGCTCGCCAGCCTCGGCGCCTGGACTCGAGCCATTGTCGCCTTCTAG